In the genome of Deinococcus deserti VCD115, one region contains:
- a CDS encoding HIT family protein, translating to MPQSSACPYCDLAEMRRGAFVLENDLCLLSIKPSENGALEGAGIIIPKAHRPTVFDLTTEEWAATQTLLHQTRDHLDAGLAPDGYNVGWNVGELGGQHIMHAHFHVIPRFADEPMAGRGIRSHLKSVENRRASLLKT from the coding sequence ATGCCTCAATCATCTGCCTGCCCGTACTGCGACCTTGCTGAAATGCGGCGCGGGGCCTTCGTTCTCGAGAATGACCTGTGCCTCCTGAGTATCAAACCCAGCGAGAATGGCGCCCTTGAAGGAGCCGGCATCATCATTCCGAAAGCGCATCGCCCCACCGTCTTTGATCTGACCACAGAGGAGTGGGCGGCTACGCAGACCCTGCTTCATCAGACCAGGGATCACCTTGATGCCGGTCTCGCTCCGGACGGCTACAACGTCGGGTGGAATGTAGGGGAGCTCGGGGGACAGCACATCATGCACGCCCACTTCCATGTGATTCCCCGCTTCGCAGACGAACCGATGGCAGGGCGCGGCATTCGCAGCCATCTCAAGTCGGTCGAGAACCGCCGTGCATCTCTCCTGAAGACCTGA
- a CDS encoding WGxxGxxG family protein, which translates to MTKLLKLLAFSAVLALPVNAGAQETNTTTETTNIEMNERGTDWGWLGLAGLLGLAGLAGRRHVETSTVRR; encoded by the coding sequence ATGACGAAATTGCTGAAACTGCTGGCTTTCTCTGCTGTCCTTGCCCTGCCCGTCAACGCAGGTGCCCAGGAGACCAACACGACCACCGAAACCACAAACATCGAGATGAATGAACGCGGTACCGATTGGGGCTGGTTGGGCCTTGCGGGCCTGCTGGGGCTTGCTGGACTTGCTGGGCGCCGTCACGTTGAAACGTCCACTGTTCGCCGCTAA